Proteins encoded together in one Fimbriiglobus ruber window:
- a CDS encoding discoidin domain-containing protein, producing the protein MPLRLALAVCITLVAVSTGRPAEPAALDGLARLVSPEFRELDARRQKLLADPPPPRPDPAICPNLGYHSKAAYAPNSPRWVQVDLGASRPIDSVLVMPAAGPPGESGPGYFFPPRFRVDLADRPDAADAFALAEVETVGHQPVVVPAGGRSARYVRITATQLAKRGKLFFFAVGEVLALSGVRNLAAGCPATASGSIENAPVWGVRNVTDGQGIVGPPQGTERSVTNGYHATVSPTADVLKWVQVDLGSELQVDEVRLVPARPSDFADRSGFGFPVRFKVEAASDPAFTSSHVLLDATDADFPNPGDGLVVIPGGVTARYVRVTATKLWERTGDYVFALAELQAYAGGRNAARGATVESLDSIEGGLWARAHLVDGYSSQYRLLEWPEWAAQEQQASAWEADSRAVNDAWEPARAAAYARLGWLAGGSAGLVGLLMLGLALRARVLRRREAERLRERIARDLHDEVGSNLGSILLLAQAGGAEDLPVIASTARQTADAMRDLVWLLERGPGTVADLIARLRDTAAGMLVGVDYTFDASAECLPERVPSEVKRQLFLAFKEILHNVVKHAAATAATIECRHVGRRFVLEVRDNGRGFDPAAPTGGTGVRGLRQRASALGGDLAIESAPGRGCVIRLSVPV; encoded by the coding sequence ATGCCGCTGCGACTGGCACTTGCTGTTTGCATCACCCTGGTGGCCGTCTCGACGGGTCGGCCCGCGGAGCCGGCCGCGCTCGACGGGCTGGCGCGGCTCGTTAGCCCCGAGTTTCGCGAACTCGACGCTCGCCGGCAAAAACTGCTCGCCGATCCGCCGCCGCCTCGACCGGATCCGGCCATTTGCCCCAACCTGGGCTACCACAGCAAGGCAGCCTACGCCCCGAATAGCCCCCGCTGGGTCCAGGTCGATCTCGGCGCGTCTCGTCCGATCGATTCGGTCTTGGTAATGCCGGCCGCGGGACCACCCGGCGAAAGCGGGCCGGGATACTTCTTCCCGCCCCGGTTCCGCGTCGATCTGGCTGACCGCCCGGACGCGGCTGATGCGTTCGCGCTCGCCGAGGTAGAGACGGTGGGGCACCAGCCGGTCGTCGTTCCGGCCGGGGGACGCTCGGCTCGCTACGTCCGCATCACCGCCACTCAATTGGCCAAACGTGGAAAACTCTTTTTCTTCGCGGTCGGCGAAGTCCTCGCCCTTTCCGGCGTGCGGAACCTGGCGGCCGGTTGCCCCGCGACGGCCTCGGGCTCGATCGAAAATGCCCCCGTCTGGGGAGTACGGAACGTCACCGATGGCCAGGGGATCGTCGGGCCACCGCAGGGGACTGAGCGTAGCGTTACCAACGGGTATCACGCAACGGTGAGCCCGACGGCCGACGTCCTGAAATGGGTTCAGGTCGATCTCGGTAGCGAGTTGCAAGTGGACGAAGTCCGACTCGTTCCGGCCCGGCCGAGTGATTTCGCGGACCGGAGCGGCTTCGGCTTCCCGGTCCGCTTCAAGGTCGAAGCCGCGTCCGACCCGGCGTTCACATCGTCCCACGTCCTGCTCGATGCGACCGACGCCGACTTCCCCAACCCTGGCGATGGGCTCGTGGTCATCCCCGGCGGGGTCACGGCCCGGTACGTGCGCGTGACCGCGACGAAACTCTGGGAGCGGACGGGGGATTACGTCTTCGCCCTGGCGGAACTCCAGGCTTACGCCGGCGGCCGGAACGCGGCCCGCGGTGCGACTGTTGAATCGTTGGATTCGATCGAGGGCGGTCTGTGGGCGCGGGCGCACCTCGTCGACGGGTATTCAAGCCAGTATCGGCTCCTGGAGTGGCCGGAATGGGCGGCCCAGGAACAACAGGCCAGTGCGTGGGAGGCGGACTCGCGGGCCGTAAACGACGCCTGGGAGCCGGCGCGGGCCGCGGCTTACGCCCGCCTCGGTTGGTTAGCGGGCGGGTCGGCGGGGTTGGTCGGGCTGCTGATGCTGGGACTGGCTCTGCGGGCGCGCGTTCTGCGGCGGCGGGAGGCGGAACGGCTGCGGGAGCGAATCGCCCGCGACCTACACGACGAAGTCGGCAGCAACCTGGGCAGCATTCTGTTGCTAGCCCAGGCCGGGGGCGCCGAAGACCTCCCGGTCATCGCCAGCACCGCCCGCCAGACCGCGGACGCCATGCGCGACCTGGTCTGGCTCCTGGAACGTGGACCGGGTACCGTCGCGGATTTGATCGCCCGACTTCGGGACACGGCCGCCGGGATGCTCGTCGGGGTCGACTACACGTTCGACGCGTCGGCCGAGTGCCTTCCCGAACGGGTGCCGTCCGAGGTCAAGCGGCAACTGTTCCTGGCTTTCAAAGAGATCCTGCATAACGTCGTTAAACACGCAGCGGCGACGGCGGCGACGATCGAATGCCGACATGTGGGCCGCCGGTTCGTTCTGGAAGTGCGGGACAACGGCCGCGGGTTCGACCCGGCCGCCCCGACTGGCGGCACCGGCGTCCGCGGTCTCCGCCAGCGTGCGTCCGCGCTGGGCGGCGATCTGGCGATCGAGTCGGCACCCGGCCGGGGATGCGTAATCCGTCTGTCCGTGCCCGTGTAA
- a CDS encoding RNA recognition motif domain-containing protein produces the protein MAKNLYVGNMAFSTTEDQLRDTFSQFGTVTKVQLIMDRETGRPRGFAFVEMSEGGDQAIEALNGTQLDGRSITVNEAKPRESGGGRGGFGGGGGGGGGGRGGYGGGGGGGGGGGRRDRY, from the coding sequence ATGGCGAAAAATTTGTACGTCGGCAATATGGCGTTCTCGACCACCGAGGACCAACTCCGGGACACCTTTAGCCAATTCGGGACGGTGACCAAGGTCCAACTCATCATGGACCGTGAGACCGGCCGCCCGCGCGGGTTCGCGTTCGTCGAGATGAGCGAAGGCGGGGACCAGGCGATCGAGGCCCTGAACGGGACGCAACTCGACGGCCGCTCGATCACGGTCAACGAAGCCAAGCCCCGCGAGAGCGGCGGCGGCCGCGGCGGATTCGGCGGCGGTGGCGGTGGCGGTGGCGGCGGTCGTGGTGGGTACGGCGGTGGTGGCGGCGGGGGCGGTGGTGGTGGTCGCCGCGACCGCTACTAA
- a CDS encoding DUF1553 domain-containing protein translates to MPVSVRVSAGLICAFLMIPAGSLGARDPGSDNVPKPVNFDRDVRPVFAKHCLSCHGPDKQKGGLRLDRRAEALAGGDSGQAFAPGKPADSPLLARVAAADDTRMPPKGDRLSPSEMAALRAWVEQGAKWPADGSAATSAADWWSFKPVVRSAVPESGNPVDAFVMVKLKEKGLTASVVADRRTLIRRLYFDLIGLPPTPEKVEAFVADPAADVYEKLIDELLASPQYGERWARHWLDVVHFGETHGYDKDQPRPNAWPYRDYVIRALNADKPFARFVREQVAGDVLFPGTVDGIEALGFLAAGPWDLIGHAEVPESKIDGKIARHLDRDDFVANTIGTFMGLTVHCAQCHNHKFDPIAQEDYYRLQAVFAAIDRADKTYDADPKVAAQRAELGAKKRVANEKKAALLAAARAKAGAELVAIEKQLTAATKPATVAKPGEYGYHSQIAAKPDTAKWVQVDLGPGAKIAQIVLRPCHDEFNNIGAGFGFPVRFTIAVSDDAEFKSGVVTITNETTADFSNPGLSPYSTSTAGRTGRYVRVTATKLAPRQNDYILALAELEALDAAGHNLATRKPVTALDSIEAPARWRKTNLTDGLYPPGPPLAAGEIAKLTAHRTALVNAALGEKGAAELATQEAEIRAADTALGKLAGQRRTAYIGTIHTGGGTFVGTGAAGGKPRPVYVLPRGDVTRPGKEVVPGAIVSVPGIVGKFELPTNHNEGDRRAALANWLADPNNPLTWRVMANRVWQYHFGRGLVDTPNDFGKMGQAPTHPELLDYLAADLRDHQSLKKLHKLIVTSNTYKQTSAGNDANAKTDADNRYLWRQNRRKLEAEAVRDSILAVAGKLDLTMGGPSFRDFVVEKPEHSPHYEYHLHDPEDAKCYRRAVYRFVVRSKQEPFMAALDCADPSLAVEKRNQTLTPQQSLAMLNNGLSLTMAKHFAGRVERMAPDDAGRMTAAVRLALGRNPTAAERDALTAYATEFGLANACRVVLNLNEFVFVD, encoded by the coding sequence ATGCCCGTCTCCGTTCGTGTTTCCGCCGGTTTGATCTGCGCGTTCCTGATGATCCCGGCCGGATCGTTGGGCGCTCGCGACCCCGGTTCGGACAACGTGCCCAAACCAGTCAACTTCGACCGCGACGTTCGGCCGGTCTTTGCCAAGCACTGCCTCTCATGCCACGGGCCGGACAAGCAGAAGGGCGGCTTGCGGCTCGACCGCCGGGCGGAAGCGCTGGCCGGCGGTGACTCGGGACAGGCGTTCGCCCCAGGCAAGCCCGCGGACAGCCCGCTACTCGCCCGCGTTGCCGCGGCCGACGATACTCGAATGCCGCCGAAAGGGGATCGGCTGTCCCCCTCCGAGATGGCCGCGCTACGGGCGTGGGTCGAACAGGGGGCGAAGTGGCCGGCCGACGGCTCGGCCGCGACCTCGGCCGCCGACTGGTGGAGTTTCAAGCCCGTCGTCCGGTCGGCGGTGCCCGAGTCGGGCAATCCCGTCGATGCTTTTGTCATGGTGAAGTTGAAAGAGAAAGGGCTGACAGCCTCCGTCGTGGCGGACCGCCGGACGCTCATCCGCCGCCTCTACTTCGACCTGATTGGTCTGCCGCCGACGCCCGAGAAGGTTGAGGCGTTCGTCGCCGACCCGGCGGCCGACGTTTACGAGAAGTTGATCGACGAACTGCTCGCCAGTCCGCAATACGGCGAGCGGTGGGCCCGCCACTGGCTGGATGTCGTCCACTTCGGCGAGACCCACGGGTACGACAAGGACCAACCGCGGCCTAACGCCTGGCCGTACCGCGACTACGTGATCCGCGCCCTGAACGCGGACAAGCCGTTCGCCCGATTCGTCCGGGAGCAGGTCGCCGGGGACGTGCTGTTTCCGGGTACGGTGGACGGGATCGAAGCGCTCGGGTTCCTGGCGGCCGGTCCGTGGGATCTGATCGGCCACGCCGAAGTGCCCGAGTCGAAGATCGACGGCAAGATCGCCCGGCACCTCGACCGCGACGATTTCGTCGCGAACACCATCGGCACGTTCATGGGGCTGACCGTCCACTGTGCCCAGTGCCACAACCACAAGTTCGACCCGATCGCCCAGGAAGACTACTACCGCCTCCAGGCCGTCTTCGCCGCCATCGACCGCGCGGACAAGACCTACGACGCCGACCCGAAGGTCGCCGCCCAACGGGCGGAACTTGGGGCGAAGAAGCGGGTGGCCAACGAGAAGAAGGCGGCCCTCCTCGCGGCCGCGCGGGCGAAAGCTGGGGCAGAACTGGTCGCTATCGAGAAACAGCTGACGGCCGCCACGAAGCCCGCAACGGTCGCCAAGCCGGGCGAGTACGGCTACCACTCGCAGATCGCGGCCAAGCCCGACACAGCCAAGTGGGTGCAGGTCGACCTCGGACCCGGGGCGAAGATCGCCCAAATCGTATTGCGGCCCTGCCACGACGAGTTCAATAACATCGGCGCCGGCTTCGGCTTTCCCGTGCGGTTCACGATCGCGGTCTCGGACGACGCCGAGTTCAAGTCGGGCGTCGTGACGATCACGAACGAGACGACGGCCGACTTCTCGAACCCGGGCCTGAGCCCGTATTCGACCTCGACCGCCGGTCGGACGGGGCGGTACGTCCGCGTGACGGCGACGAAGCTCGCCCCGCGGCAGAACGATTACATCCTCGCGCTGGCGGAACTCGAAGCCCTCGACGCCGCGGGTCACAACCTGGCGACCCGGAAGCCGGTCACGGCCCTGGACAGCATCGAAGCCCCGGCACGGTGGCGGAAGACGAACCTGACGGACGGACTCTACCCGCCCGGCCCGCCGCTCGCGGCCGGCGAAATCGCGAAACTCACCGCCCACCGCACGGCCCTCGTCAACGCCGCGTTGGGTGAAAAAGGCGCGGCCGAGCTGGCCACCCAGGAGGCGGAGATCCGTGCGGCCGACACCGCTCTCGGCAAGCTCGCCGGGCAGCGACGCACGGCTTACATCGGGACAATCCACACGGGCGGCGGAACCTTCGTCGGCACCGGCGCCGCGGGTGGCAAGCCGCGACCCGTGTACGTCCTGCCGCGCGGGGACGTGACGCGGCCGGGCAAGGAAGTCGTGCCTGGGGCGATCGTCTCGGTCCCCGGGATCGTCGGCAAATTCGAGCTGCCAACTAACCATAACGAGGGCGACCGGCGGGCGGCCCTGGCGAACTGGCTCGCCGACCCGAACAACCCGCTGACCTGGCGGGTGATGGCGAACCGCGTCTGGCAGTACCACTTCGGCCGCGGGCTCGTCGACACGCCCAACGACTTCGGCAAAATGGGTCAGGCTCCCACGCACCCGGAACTGCTCGACTACCTCGCGGCCGATCTGCGCGACCATCAATCCCTGAAAAAGCTCCACAAGCTCATCGTCACCAGCAACACGTACAAACAGACCTCGGCCGGCAACGACGCGAACGCCAAGACCGACGCCGACAACCGCTACCTCTGGCGGCAGAACCGGCGCAAGCTGGAAGCGGAGGCGGTGCGGGACTCGATCCTCGCGGTCGCCGGCAAGCTCGACCTGACGATGGGCGGGCCGAGCTTCCGGGACTTCGTGGTCGAGAAGCCGGAACACTCGCCGCACTACGAGTACCATCTGCACGACCCCGAAGACGCGAAATGCTATCGCCGGGCGGTCTACCGGTTCGTGGTGCGGTCGAAGCAGGAGCCGTTCATGGCGGCCCTCGACTGCGCCGACCCGTCATTGGCCGTGGAAAAGCGGAACCAGACGCTCACCCCGCAACAAAGCCTGGCGATGCTGAATAACGGCCTGTCGCTGACGATGGCGAAGCACTTCGCTGGGCGGGTCGAGCGGATGGCCCCGGACGACGCCGGCCGCATGACCGCGGCCGTCCGCCTCGCCCTAGGCCGCAACCCGACCGCCGCCGAGCGCGACGCGCTCACCGCTTACGCCACGGAATTCGGCCTGGCGAATGCCTGTCGGGTGGTGCTGAACCTCAACGAATTCGTCTTCGTCGACTAA
- a CDS encoding PQQ-binding-like beta-propeller repeat protein, with the protein MSRHFSAAAVSIVLFAASVAAGDDNWPQFRGPTGDGISTATKLPTVWSETENIRWKAEIHDKGWSSPIVWGNQVWLTTATEEGKQFFAVCVDRKTGKVIHDIHLFSESNPPKIKQYNSFASPTPVIEEGRVYAHFGSHGTACLDTATAKVVWSRTDLPCDHFRGPASSPVIYKNILFLTFDGYDRQYVAALDKMTGKTIWEKERTLPYPSNGDLKKAFATPSVIEVDGKPQLVSPAAMGTIAFDPMTGTEIWRVIHGGMNEATRPYLAHGLIYLSTGHTSGLIAVKAGLQGDLTKNGIAWKFEKVAPTRPSSIVVGDLLFMVNDTGTAFCLDAKSGKLNWKETLGEKFSASPVYAAGNLYFAGETSKTFVVAADKTYKLVETNKLPAGCKASPAVAGSELFLRTSTHLYCIAEK; encoded by the coding sequence ATGAGTCGCCATTTCTCGGCCGCAGCCGTTTCGATTGTCCTTTTTGCCGCCTCCGTCGCGGCCGGCGACGACAACTGGCCCCAGTTCCGCGGGCCGACCGGCGACGGCATTTCGACCGCCACGAAGCTACCGACAGTCTGGTCCGAAACGGAAAACATCCGCTGGAAGGCCGAGATCCACGACAAGGGGTGGTCGTCGCCCATCGTCTGGGGCAACCAGGTGTGGTTGACCACCGCCACCGAAGAGGGGAAACAGTTCTTCGCGGTGTGCGTGGACCGGAAGACCGGGAAGGTGATCCACGATATCCACCTATTCAGTGAAAGCAACCCGCCGAAAATCAAGCAATACAATAGCTTCGCGTCTCCCACCCCGGTGATCGAGGAGGGCCGCGTTTACGCCCACTTCGGCAGCCACGGTACCGCCTGCCTCGACACCGCGACGGCCAAGGTCGTCTGGTCCCGGACAGATCTCCCGTGCGACCATTTCCGCGGCCCGGCCTCGTCCCCCGTCATTTACAAAAACATTTTGTTCCTGACCTTCGATGGCTACGACCGCCAGTACGTAGCCGCGCTGGACAAAATGACGGGGAAAACGATCTGGGAGAAGGAACGCACACTGCCCTATCCGAGCAACGGCGACCTCAAGAAGGCGTTCGCCACGCCGTCCGTCATCGAAGTGGACGGCAAGCCGCAACTCGTGTCGCCGGCCGCGATGGGTACCATCGCCTTCGACCCCATGACCGGCACCGAAATCTGGCGGGTCATTCACGGCGGTATGAACGAGGCGACCCGGCCGTACCTCGCCCACGGATTGATCTACCTCTCAACCGGCCACACCAGCGGACTGATCGCCGTTAAAGCGGGCCTGCAAGGTGACCTGACCAAGAACGGGATCGCGTGGAAATTCGAGAAAGTGGCCCCGACCCGGCCGTCTTCGATCGTCGTCGGGGACTTACTGTTCATGGTGAACGACACCGGAACGGCGTTCTGTCTGGACGCCAAGAGCGGCAAATTGAACTGGAAGGAGACCCTGGGCGAGAAGTTCTCGGCGTCGCCGGTATACGCGGCGGGGAATCTCTACTTCGCCGGGGAGACCAGCAAGACTTTCGTGGTGGCGGCCGACAAAACGTACAAACTAGTCGAAACTAACAAGCTCCCCGCCGGCTGCAAGGCGTCACCCGCTGTTGCCGGGAGCGAGCTGTTCTTGCGGACATCGACGCACCTGTACTGCATCGCCGAGAAGTGA
- a CDS encoding type II secretion system protein GspG, translating into MFLNAIGVLLVVVALCGAALLFFITRADTYQELEILLHCDFVVGLWLAGGYFLTSISGPDKMVRGRNSWRMATCLLLWAGLSGLLMADHVLVARIRFHNPRATTSNRIKMTELALEQYFEDCGTFPSQEQGLESLRRDPGVPKWAGPYLEDKDLVDSWGHPLLYELRDDLPRVWSAGRDGVSGTSDDVSLESERRRLGG; encoded by the coding sequence ATGTTCCTGAACGCCATCGGTGTGTTGCTGGTCGTGGTCGCGCTCTGTGGAGCGGCACTCCTCTTCTTCATTACGCGAGCTGATACTTATCAGGAACTTGAGATTCTTCTGCACTGCGATTTCGTTGTCGGACTCTGGCTGGCGGGAGGTTATTTTCTGACCTCTATCAGCGGGCCGGACAAAATGGTCCGCGGGCGGAACAGTTGGCGAATGGCCACGTGCCTTCTCCTTTGGGCCGGCTTGTCCGGATTGCTGATGGCGGATCATGTTCTCGTGGCCCGGATACGATTCCACAACCCGCGAGCGACCACCAGTAACCGGATAAAGATGACAGAACTCGCCTTGGAACAGTATTTCGAGGACTGTGGTACTTTTCCATCTCAAGAACAGGGACTGGAATCACTCCGTCGAGATCCGGGCGTCCCGAAATGGGCCGGCCCTTATCTGGAAGATAAGGACCTCGTCGATTCGTGGGGCCATCCGCTCCTCTACGAACTTCGCGACGACCTGCCCCGCGTCTGGTCAGCCGGGCGGGACGGCGTGAGCGGAACCAGCGACGACGTGAGTCTCGAGTCGGAACGTCGTCGACTCGGTGGCTGA
- a CDS encoding YkgJ family cysteine cluster protein: MPDDAPEAEPWYKDGLQFTCTQCGKCCTGEPGFVWVNDDEVRALAKNRGMPLNEFLAVYTREARGHRTLREKANGDCVFYEAGQGCTVYRVRPRQCRTWPFWESNLETPEAWEHTTQICPGSGEGELIPVEEILRRVKVIKI, translated from the coding sequence ATGCCGGACGACGCACCCGAAGCCGAGCCGTGGTACAAGGACGGGCTCCAGTTTACCTGTACCCAGTGCGGGAAGTGTTGCACCGGGGAGCCCGGGTTCGTCTGGGTCAACGACGACGAAGTCCGCGCGCTCGCCAAGAACCGCGGGATGCCGCTGAACGAATTCCTCGCCGTTTACACGCGCGAGGCCCGTGGGCACCGCACACTGCGCGAAAAAGCCAACGGCGATTGCGTGTTCTACGAAGCGGGGCAGGGCTGCACCGTCTACCGCGTCCGCCCGCGGCAGTGCCGTACGTGGCCGTTCTGGGAAAGCAACCTCGAGACCCCGGAAGCCTGGGAACACACGACACAGATTTGTCCTGGTTCGGGCGAAGGCGAACTCATCCCGGTGGAAGAGATTTTGCGGCGGGTTAAGGTGATCAAGATTTAG
- a CDS encoding response regulator transcription factor, which translates to MTAPPRTTRVWLVEDNEAYRSAVARVVGGADGLSCPATFSTCEEALASVAAGDEPPDVILLDVGLPGMSGLEGIPRFVASIPGVRVIVLTVFEDDEKIFKALCAGATGYLLKMSPVGEVIGAIRDVVAGGSPMNARIARRVIEMFARLAPVPRDYGLTDREREVLELMVKGLIKKEIASRLTLSVHTVDSHIRNIYEKLHVHTRSGAVAKALKEKLL; encoded by the coding sequence ATGACCGCCCCGCCCCGGACAACCCGCGTTTGGCTGGTCGAAGACAATGAAGCCTACCGCTCGGCCGTCGCCCGGGTGGTCGGCGGGGCGGACGGCTTGTCCTGCCCGGCGACCTTCTCCACCTGCGAGGAAGCGCTCGCTTCTGTCGCCGCCGGGGACGAGCCGCCGGACGTGATTCTGCTCGACGTCGGCCTGCCGGGGATGAGCGGACTCGAAGGCATTCCGCGGTTCGTGGCGTCCATTCCGGGAGTGCGCGTGATCGTGCTGACGGTGTTCGAGGACGACGAGAAGATTTTCAAGGCACTCTGCGCCGGGGCGACGGGGTATCTCCTGAAAATGTCCCCGGTCGGCGAGGTGATCGGCGCGATCCGCGACGTGGTGGCCGGCGGCTCACCGATGAACGCGCGGATCGCCCGGCGTGTGATCGAGATGTTTGCTCGTCTGGCGCCGGTGCCGCGGGACTACGGATTGACCGACCGCGAGCGTGAAGTTCTTGAGCTGATGGTGAAGGGGCTCATCAAAAAGGAGATCGCGTCCCGGCTCACCCTCAGCGTCCACACGGTCGACTCCCACATTCGCAACATTTACGAGAAGTTGCACGTCCACACCCGCTCGGGTGCCGTCGCCAAAGCCCTCAAGGAAAAACTGTTATAA
- a CDS encoding DUF1501 domain-containing protein, with protein MNRREFLWQSGGGLGGIALAALLGDDRLFADAPVKRADGGLHHKPKAKRVVQLFMAGAASHVDLFDFKPELVKRHGQPAEFGERVEAFQNGLGPWLKPVWDFKPYGRCGKQLSEVVAPLGDVVDEMAFVHNMVGKTGVHSQGTLLQTTGFNRPGFPGMGCWASYGLGSMNENLPTFVVLPDHRGLASNGTKNWDSAFLPAQHQGAAIYPGTKTPVEDLFPDERAKFVTPAGDRAGIDVLARLNREHAATRSGDERLDARIKSYELAAKMQLAAPEALDISREPAHVLKLYGLDHGKGTFDKEINPVEETDYFGRKCLVARRLLERGVRFVQIWSGNDNGFPRRNWDSHEDVHRDHGPLALGMARGTAALITDLKRLGLLDDTIILWTTEFGRMPSSQGGKGRDHNPYCFTNWLAGGGIKGGVSHGPSDDFGFKPADRKHPTEVYDVHATVLHLLGIDHTKLTVRHNGIDRRLTDVHGHVIPEILA; from the coding sequence ATGAATCGGCGTGAATTCCTCTGGCAATCCGGCGGCGGACTTGGCGGCATCGCTCTCGCGGCCCTCCTCGGCGACGACCGGCTTTTCGCGGATGCGCCTGTCAAGCGCGCGGACGGTGGGCTGCACCACAAGCCGAAGGCCAAGCGCGTCGTGCAGCTGTTCATGGCCGGCGCGGCCAGCCACGTCGACCTGTTCGACTTCAAGCCGGAACTGGTCAAGCGGCACGGCCAGCCGGCGGAGTTCGGCGAGCGCGTGGAGGCGTTTCAGAACGGCCTCGGGCCGTGGCTTAAACCCGTCTGGGATTTCAAGCCTTACGGGCGGTGTGGCAAACAACTGAGTGAGGTCGTTGCCCCACTCGGGGACGTCGTCGACGAAATGGCGTTCGTTCACAACATGGTCGGCAAGACGGGCGTTCACAGCCAGGGCACGCTCCTCCAGACGACCGGGTTCAACCGGCCGGGGTTCCCGGGCATGGGCTGCTGGGCGAGCTACGGCCTCGGCAGCATGAACGAGAACCTGCCCACGTTCGTCGTTCTCCCGGATCACCGCGGGCTCGCCTCGAACGGCACCAAGAACTGGGACTCGGCCTTCCTCCCGGCCCAGCACCAGGGGGCGGCCATCTACCCCGGGACCAAGACCCCCGTCGAAGATCTTTTCCCGGACGAGCGGGCGAAGTTCGTCACGCCCGCGGGCGACCGCGCCGGCATCGACGTCCTCGCCCGCCTGAACCGCGAACACGCCGCCACCCGGTCCGGCGACGAACGGCTCGACGCCCGCATCAAGAGCTACGAGCTGGCCGCCAAGATGCAGCTCGCGGCCCCGGAAGCCCTCGACATCTCGCGGGAACCGGCTCACGTCCTCAAACTTTACGGCCTCGACCACGGGAAAGGCACGTTCGACAAGGAGATCAACCCGGTCGAGGAGACGGACTACTTCGGCCGCAAGTGCCTCGTCGCCCGGCGGTTGCTTGAACGCGGCGTCCGATTCGTGCAAATTTGGAGCGGCAACGACAACGGCTTCCCGCGGCGGAACTGGGACAGCCACGAGGACGTTCACCGCGACCACGGCCCGCTCGCGCTCGGCATGGCCCGCGGAACGGCCGCTCTCATCACCGACCTGAAGCGACTCGGCCTGCTGGACGACACGATCATCCTCTGGACGACGGAGTTCGGCCGGATGCCGAGTTCGCAGGGCGGGAAGGGCCGCGACCACAACCCGTATTGCTTCACCAACTGGCTCGCCGGCGGCGGCATCAAGGGCGGCGTCAGCCACGGCCCGAGCGACGACTTCGGGTTCAAGCCGGCCGACCGAAAACACCCCACAGAGGTGTATGACGTCCACGCAACCGTGTTACACTTACTCGGAATCGACCACACCAAGTTGACCGTCCGCCACAACGGCATCGACCGCCGACTGACGGACGTTCACGGGCACGTCATCCCGGAGATCCTCGCGTGA